The DNA region GCCACGTAGTGAAAGTGGTGTATTAGACACGGTTGGGGAAAGGATTGGAGTGGAAAAAATTTCCCGTGTAGGAGGTGTGTGTCAGAGATTTCATTACAAGTTTggaggggggtggggtgggtgggaaGATATTTAATATTATCAGGTTTCGCATGATAGCTGATTGtgtcattttctttttagatGGATGTTATCTGATGTTTCTTGAAACTATGCACGTGCATGGTATAGCATGATAGCTGTTTGCACCATTATCTTTGTTAGATAAATGCTATGTGATAGTTCTTGCAACTATGGACATGCATCAGGTGTCACATGATATCTGTTAGTGTCATTAGGAGCTTGTACAGCTCGAAGAAGCTCGATCTCATATCATTTGGGGTACTTTTGAGTACTCTTTTCTGGGCTATCCTCTTCTCCAGATTGTTCGGATGAAGTAGGAAGAAACATCTATAGGTTTCATGTGATTCAAAGACAGCTAGTTGTATCTTATCTGCCTTCATGGAATTATGAAATACAGCTTCTTTTATCAATCTGAATTGCCATTATTTATATCTTCCCTTTTATCGTTCTCCCTTTTCAGGCAGTAGCGACTTGTTAAGTGATGTTGACAATTGAACTAGTTTGATTATCTCACGTAGCTGAGGTAATATTTTCTATATAAGCAAGGTTGTCGACTCATGGAGCTTAAAGCTTCATCTCCAACGCCGGTATTTTCAACATCTGATTGCGACAGTGATCCCGAGGAGAAAGAAATTAGTGATGACGATGATCGTAATCACAAGCATCGTAGAAGGGAAACAAGTTCACAGTCTGCAGAGAGAGAAGCTCTTGAACCAGTTTTTAGTAGATCATTCAGGAAAAGGAACAAGCCGGTTGAAAATGGGCATCCGTACCAGGAAGGAGATTCTCATTGGGGTGATACTAGGTTTGGTAAAAGACGAGGAATGGGTTCTTTTGCCAGGACGCCTTCAGATTCATATCAGAGGATGAGGCTAAATCAGTATCTTTCTGGTCATGCCGGTCCTGGTAGGGGTCGAGGAAGAGAATCTGGTGCTTGGGGTCCCTGTGAATCTAGGTTCAGCACTATTGATATTGCATCTCAATTGATTCCACCTCTTCTTTATACTGGAAGGGGGGTGCAAAATGTTTCTAGCGGACCGAGTTCGTCTTGGATGGTTCCAGGAATATCCAATGGTGGTTTTGATACACTTCATACCCTTGGTTTACAGGGAACACTTAGGACAGCCTTGAATCCTGCCATGAGTATGGGCATTCCAAGGCAAATGTGTAGAGACTTCGAGGAGCGTGGATTTTGCCTAAGAGGAGATATGTGCCCACTGGAGCATGGAGTAAAtcgtattgttgttgaagatgtTCAGGTAGGCCTTTCAACTGACAAATAGTTGTTTATCTCTTTCATTAAATTCTATGTTCTTGGGCACTTTGATTCTGACTTGTTGTGTTCCGAATTGCAGAGCCTTTCTCAGTTTAATCTTCCTGTTTCACTTCCCAATGCTCATATGCTGGGACCAAATACTGCACAAGGATCTTTACCTACAATAGGACCCTCTAGCTCATCAGCTAGTGGAAAAGCTTTACATAGCAAAGGTATCAACCCTCCTGTGATTGAAAGTGGATTAGGTATGACTGATACTTTTGGTAGTGATTCTGTGGCTGGGGGAGCTGATTTTTACGATCCTGATCAGCCTTTATGGTCAAATGATCATCCTGCAACTTCAGCAGCACTCTTGGATGTAAATCGGTCTAAAATTGATGACATGGGGCCTTTGGTGAATGCGGACTCCTCTGATCAAGATCACGTTGGGCTGTATGATGGCTGTAAACTTGAGCGTCTAGATAGAGGTGCTGGAGCAGCTTCAGGATCTCAAAGTGTGTGGGGAAGAATCAGTAGttcaaaaaataagttggaatCATTTAGCAGCATTCAGAGTGTGACCCATCATGGTAAGAAAACAAATGTTGATACCATAGACCCGCAAATGATGGAATCATCATCAGAGCCCCAAAGTAGTTCTGGAGGCAATATGCGAAAACCATCTCAAAAGGCACTTCGTACGCTATTTGTAAGAGGGATTCCTCAAAAAGACAACAAATCAGAAGCCCTTCTttcacattttcaaaaatttgggGAGGTTATTGACATCTATATCCCGGTGAATGGTGAACGAGCTTTTGTTCAATTTTCTAGGAGGGAAGAAGCTGAGGCTGCTTTAAAAGCACCAGATGCTGTGATGGGAAACCGCTTTATAAAGCTTTTCTGGGCAAACAGGGATAGGATTATGGATGGCGGAGTAAATGGTAGTAGTAATTTACCCCACAGTGGGACCCCCAGTACACTTCCACCCCATCTATCTGTTCCtcataaaagaaaagacaatTTGCGGACAGTAGCCCCAAAAACTGCTGAAAATGCTTTTGTTCCTTTAGCCACCTGTGATCTGCCCAAGTCTGTGGCTCAGAATGGTCCCAAAACCACACCAGCGTTGCAAAAAAAGCTGGAAACTCTAGAAATTCTGAAGGAAGAAATGCGCAAGAAGCAGGAGATGCTTGACCAAAAGCGGAATGAGTTCCGACGCAAGTTGGATAAACTTGAGAAGCAAGTAATGGCCTCTTCTTAATACTGTaaagaacttttttttgtttttgtttttttgtttaggCTTATTATCTCACAATTATGGTTTTATGGTTGTCTTGTGCACTTGAAATATACCATTATATGCTATTCTCAGCCAGCGTTTTGCTGGTGTTGTCTGATTAGGTTCCTTATCGTTAACTGAGAAGTGGTGGAAATATTTGGGGATCAACTTGGCTGCAGAATTTGTGTTGTTTATCTTCTAAAAAAAGTAACTGCGTTTGTGTAACTTGAATCATTCGGATGTCTGCTGCAGTTTATTTGTTTACCTCCCCATGTATGGTGATACAACTTCATTGAtctgttctttctttttttggggttACTATTGGTATGAGTTGGTCTTAATTGGAGCTACATGGCCAGTGAGGATTCTTGTAGTCGACCCCTACTAGCTCAAGATTGAAACGTAGCAGTTGTTGTAAATACTTCTTTATCTTAATAACTGGTGATTGAAACCCCCATCTCTTCTGAGTCCTTTCTTATGCAGGCTGTGGTTGTAAAAGATGAGGCAGTGCCAGATCAGGCTGTGAATAAACCAAAGGGAGGAACAGTTTCCACCACCGGTGAAGTGGAAAGTTCAAGCCCCGTAGAACCTAGTAATGCTGTGTCATCACCACATGCTGAAGCAACACCATTTAATAGCAGATCTACAGAGAACGCCGAACCCAGTTGTTCTAAATCATCTTCGATTGTCATAGCGCAGGAATCTTCAAACTTGAAGCAGTCAATCCGTCCATTGGCACCAGTTGGCGCACCTTTTATCTTAAATAGATACAAACTAGATAACAGACCCACCGCATTCAAGATACTTCCACCTCTGCCAAGTGGTCTGGCAAATGTAATCTCTCTCACTCACTCCAGGAAATTGATGTTTGttttaaaatcttttaaaagagaaaaaatgctGATATTTCTTACTTCCCTTTTCTTATGCTGTTATGCTTTTTTCCTTACACGCTCTTTCACGTGGTACACTTAAAATATGTATTATCAGCAAGAGTTTGTCCCATTTAGCACATTTATGATTTAGTTGATCCTTCCACAGCAAAGCTGTAAGGGTGAAAACATATGTATGTCTTTGCTATAACCTTgtgctcctttttttttatttgataaggAAAAAGGGTTCTTAGTGGAGATGCGGGGTATTGAATTCTGTGCCTCTGACCTTGTGCTCCTTGGTATGATGTGTTTTAGGTAGATGGTTTCAAATCTTGAGAAGTATGCACTTAATTTGTTTTTAATGCACTCATATGACTTAGGCATGAGCTACATGGGGCTACTGTTTGTTGGCTTATTTGCTCATCTTTGGTTTTCTGGAAATTCCTTCTTATGGCTATGGCAATTTAGGTACCCCAAATTTCTTATAGATATGTGAAGAAGGAACTTGGATGACTTGTTTTAACCTTTAATTTGTTTTATCTCCCTTGTCTAGTACATGGTTCAGGTTATTTTGTAGATTCACTTGCTGTGGTTCTTGTATTCTCATTTATATATTCCTTTTTTAGGTTGACGTCCTGAAGGAACATTTTTCTACATTTGGTGATCTTCCTTCTGTTGAGCTGGAAGATGTGCAACCTCAAGATTGTAATAATGGCTCAGAGGTGCAAAGTACATCTGCTAGGATATCTTTCCGATCACGTCGGTCTGCTGAAAGAGCATATCTGAATGGTAAATGCTGGCAAGGCCAAACTCTGCAGTTTATGTGGTTGCAATCCAGTAATTCTGCAAAGGATATTGGTGTTGGAGAAAATGTCACTCCAGCTTCAAAGCAGCCTTCAGATGCTAATGGGCCATCCATTGCAAACAATTGTCTAGCTGGTTCGCAGGAGGAAGGAAGCGGGGCAGAGAATGGTGAACctgaaaatcaagaaagaaggagatgAATGAAGATTCAAGTCAAGCTCAACTTCTGCGTCTGGTTAACAGTTAGCTCAATGTGATTGATCACGATGATGGCCTAATTCTCAGAGTTGTACAGCAAGGTAAATTTAAATCATTTAAATGTAATTTCAGGAGTTTTAGCGATTGACAAATCTCAGTTTCAATTTTGTTCTCACATTATCTGCAAATGTAAAGAGGAATTTTCTGATTTTAGACCATCAACTGGTCCTTGTGGTTAGCTGTATTTAATTCTCTTTAGTCACTGAATGCTCAGACAGCTGAGGATATACTATAGTTCTGAAAAGAAATTGCAGATGAGATAGTGCCCTtaattttggttttttatttatttcaagtgACTTCCCCACTCTTACCCATTGCAGCTTTCTACCAGAATTTGGGTTCCTGTGTCCTAAGCCTTTGATTGCTTATTCAAAACAgttaattttgaaaagaaaaagaaaaaaatcttctCATACCAGTCACAGTTGTCGTGAAATTTGTATCTGCCTCAAGGGTCTAGATCAGTTTTGTATGTTGACCAAGTTTATTTGTGTTAAAATCACGTTTTGACGGTGCATATTGTATCTCCTGTACAAAACTGTGAAGAAAGATGTACGAGCTAGGTCAGCTGCAGGAGAAGGTTGATCTCCTGCCACTTTGTATTTGGGTTAATTCCTGTTTGTTATAGGTTCATTGTTTAATCCCGGATCAGTCATATGACAATTCGTTCTGGATTGAAGTTATGCATCGAGCTTTCTTTTGATAATTAGTAGCTGGCATTTACCGGTCTTATTATTCTGTTTTGTGATCTGCGGActtctcaaaattttcattttgtatTCACAAAAGATGGAAAGGGGAAAGACATATGTTTTGCGATTTTTGGTCAAGTTTTAATAAAACTGAATTGAGGCGTTTGAGGGGCTAAATCTGTTGGCCGATgagatgattatttgattgggTTTCAATATGAATGAGGATCGCatcatttcaaattttcaattatCCAAGACTTAGAGATATCAAGTCAGTCATTGGAAGCATATTTGTCAAAAAGAATGGCtggaaaatatagaaaaggaagtacaaatcattttcttttttgtttgaaacGATGAGGGAACCAGTATAATAAGAAGAAAATCATTTCTCGTAAGATACCTTTCAATTACATTCTCCACAACTTCTCCTCGTACCAAACACACAAAAAGCGCATGGAATTGAACTGCTCAATTTATTACACCATCTGAGAGAAGTCTCTGTATATCCATCTTTTATCGATAAATATTGTTCCCATCTAGGCAGCAATTTAAAATACTACACCTACTATTTTAGCCACGTATCCTGGAATATTTGTGACAACGCAAACTGACGTCCAAAGAGACGCATACTGCTTTTGCCATCCATTTAAATGAATTAGTCAAGGACTGAAAGCAGAGATACTCTTCACATCGCAATTTAACCTTGCGTGCAACTCATGGACATCCATATTTGCTGGTACCACCATGTTGGCAAGCTGAAGCAGTTTCTCTGGAGGAAGATGGTGTTTCAAAGAGACACAAGCTTGATACATCACTAGTAGAATAAAGCAGGCTATATCATTTTCACTTGTGTCAATGGGCTGTGTATTAGGTAACTGATCACAATCACCTTTTAATTGTTTGTTCCACTCATATATCCGCTCTGTCGATGCCCACAAATAAGAAACAACAGAATCTGCTACTGTCATCCAGGTGCTATCAGAGAGGAGGGACGTGAGGGTGACTGGCAGATCGCTCAACACAGTGAATTTGTCCACAATTAACACGGGCCTATAGATACAGCAGCTTCCACATAGCAGGCCGACAAACTGCAGAGCCTACAGAAAAGCAGGGGGGAGCAATCATAAACTGTCTACATATAGCAACCAACAGCTTCTACCACATCATGAACAGTAATGACAGAAACAGTAACAGTCCTAGCATAGAAACCAGATTTTGAAAGTAATTTGAGGGGTGATCTAGACAATGTAATGTGAACAACACTTTGAAAGAGGCAAAGGGCTGGAATATAGCGTTAACATAGTGTTTTAACTCCGGACAGCATTTCCAAAATTGGGGTCAGAACATGCCTATAAATCGAGCTACCACAAGGAATCCCCTTCGTGGACATGTTGGCTCACAGTGGAGCATATGCTCACCAAAAATCACTAATTGCAGACAACTGTGCATGCCACTATGTATGAAGTGCACCATGGACATATGCAGACAACAAATGTGAAGAAAGATGAGCCATATTCTGCATGAATCTGAAGTAAATCATCTTACCGTGGAAGGAAATCTCGTAACACAACTAATTTCCAGTGCCTCAATGAGCCATTGTCTTTTGGCATTCCCTTCAGCATGTTGTACAGTTATTGAAACTTCAGTTAGAGCATCCCAAATATCTGTGCAGAAATCTTGAAGCACTTAGAGAGTACACCACAGCAGTTAGCATAATGCACTTAGCATGTTGATAAATGGAAAGTCTTCAGACTAGAATTTGCTAACTATTACACATATCATCTTCAATAGTCTAAACAGAGCCTAACCTTGAGATCTGCAGTCCAAAAGACAAGCTTTCAGCTTACCAAGCACAGTCAATGGCAGGGAACCATTTTGGACTAGTTTTGCTATTGCTTGAATCTTTTTCACAGTTTCAAACGGCTGAGAGTTTGCGACAGTGAAGTTCACCTCTGAAACCTACATGGAGCAGAGGAACATAGGTAATTCTGTAATAATTGTTAAAGGAAAAGTAAAGTACAATTTTGTAACGAACTAGTGATTTACCAATGTACTAAGTACTCATAAGCAATTAACTAATGTAAAATATGCCTATCACCCACGAGTTGTACAGAGTGAATTAGTCTAAATAGAATGGTGACTAGTAATACTTGACCACTAAGTTCTCCCATAAAGAAGATATACGAACAGGTCCAACAATTACCATATCCAGTATCCAATTTCAATGATGCCATTTTCAGTTTTGCAAAACTACTAGAAACCCCTGGCCAACCCAAAATCTCTTCCAAAAgaatgataaaataaaaagaaaaaaaaggagaagagtgGAAGAAAAGAAGTTCTGCAGCACCTTTAGAAGATCCAATAGCCATCTTTGTTGAGCCTTCTCAAGGCATCTAATTGCTTCAGACCATTCTTCAAAAATTTTACCCTGACATGGCCCTTCAGTATGAGCACAAGGCAGCAAAGTAAAGAGAAACTCCATGCATTTTTCCATGCTAGATTTATAGTCTTGACTGTGATGAGAAGATTCATCCAAACACAATTTAAGTCCCCTCCAGCATGAAATCCTAAATGAGATTTTCTCTAGGGAGTTGCAACTCTCAGAACAAGTAGACCATGATAATAACTCAGCAACATCTTCAAATAATTTCACGACCCGAGAACCTGAGAAAATCTTAACTAGATCTGCCAAATGTGAAAGCACAAAGAATTGTAGACGAGGCTCAAGCATCCTCAACCGAGGGATGTCGCATAGCTCATCAAGGAAGCTAAGGAGAGGATCAAATTGGTTAGCATGTGATAATGAGAAAAGTAAGCATTCCTCCCTGAGATTTCCTCTCTCGAAAGTTATGTCTTGCACCAACAAGCCAGCAACTTGACCCTCATATCTCATGCACCGTCTGATGATTGCTCCCCAATCCAATGGTGGTAGCCTAGAAGCATGTGAAAGACACCGCAGAATACTAGAAACTGTGTTTACATGTGACACATCACCTGTCTAATCTCAAacgtaaagaaagaaaaaggtcaaTAACATACACACTTTTTGTTATTGGCGAGCCCCAAAATTTGCAAAGCAGAGCAAAGGGGAGCTATCACAAATTGGCAGTAGAACAGCGCCAAATGCAAAAGAGAACAGGAATCCTCTTTCCCAAGAGAGTTACTCCTTTGTGCTAGTATCATTtaagaatttgaaaaatattggaAGTAGCATACAGTTTGTAAATGATTTGCCAAACAAGATATGGAGTCACTTCTCCATATAAGTTGTCCTTGATATGCCAAACTAACTATATGCAATAAATAAACTAGTTTCAGAATGAGACTTGTAATGCTTAGGAAGAAAAACAATCATTgctaacaaaataattgaaatactTGGGAATGTCAAATCTGATCGGAAGGTCATAGTAAGGTTGTACAGGCTGATCGGAAGCTCAAAGAAAATGACCAATAAAGCATGTCAAATGTGGTGAAGCTCAATTAAGCTCAATAATTAAGAAAGTTAATGGCACTATGAAAggttattaaaagaaaaaattaagttgtGCACCTCAAATTCTATAATGCAAGAAATGCCTATACAAATCCACAGGAAGAATGCCGCTTAAACAAAATAACACTGCATTATTGAATAAGAACACTGCATTATTGAATAAGCAAAGAAGCAAAATATTTTACCCTGAGATAGTTCAGATGCATTAGCCACAAAGACAATTTCATGACCGTGCTGTCCTCAGGAAAACTTTGTGAGACAGTCTTCGAACCAACAGAATCATTCTCTGCCGTACTTCCATCATTTTGGAGTTCTTTGACCCACAAATACTGTCTAAGAAATGAAATTGCCCATGCTGCATGCTGCTGTAACTGATTAGCATCAGAATTTTGCGCAACTAGGAACATCTCTTGCACTAGTGATGTTAAATCAGGCTCGAGAACAGCATTTGTAATTAAAGGACCAGATATATAAGAAGCTTCCTGCGAACAATAGAAAAATCATCAAGTAAAGAGATGACAAGATAcagattttttggttttctaatagctttcatatatatatatacacacacactctgatacacacatatatgtatatataaaaaaactaagttttacaccTTCCGATCAGAAGAAGCATGTGATGAGCTCAAAGGGTGGGGTTCAATCAGTGTCCCTGCACCTGCTCCCAAAGCATTTACAACTCCAAGCATGGCACCAAGATGAATAAGAGGAGGATTGGAGTCAGAGTAACTTTTTCTGAACAATAGTAACAATTCTTTAATGTGTTCAATTTTGAAAGAGTGCAACCCTTCATTCAAAACCACACCAACAAGGCTTCCTGCCCCCAAACAAGATGCCATCAATAAGCTCTGATGGAAGGTGTCAAATCTTTTAATAGAGAGTAAGTCAGAAATTAGTTCCTTATAGGAACTCAATAGATGTTCCAGATCTGCATCATCAGTAAGTTCAAACCTCTGACACGTGGCCATTACAATAGGTGCAGCAAGACACGAGCCCACAGATAATAAAATTTCATGATCTTTGCTCATAGTTGTAACTTCAGTAGGGTGTGGAATCCACGAAATAAGTAACGCTTTCACATTGAGAATTGCATTATACATCCCAGCTCTGTACATTGCACCAACACAATTACCCAAACCCAATACAAGCCCCGCAACGCCCCAGACATCTTCCTCTAAATTCTCACTGGTCGAACCAAGAAATTCACCAGCAATATCTGAATTCAAATGATCTGATCCAAGTGGAAAAGATACTGACAGAGTTTCAAGAACATCTGCTGAAGAAGGTGTGAATTGAGAGATCAACTCGGATAAGGTCCTGATGATCTTTCTCAACAAATTTGCTTCCTCTATCTTGTATGTCTCTTTGCCCGGGTGAGCATTATCATCAGCATCGGCTCTGGCTAGAAGAGCTTGACATGAAAAACCTAACCCAACTCCACAAGCTCCTTTCACAAGTGTGCTTTTGCTCACAGATGCAACCTGAAATGCCCTCATTTTAAGCATGCTTTGAGCAATCTAACTTTCTACAAGTGCCATTGCTGCTTAATCAAGTATCATGTTCATTTTGTTTCATTCAATTATCATAAACATtcgctacaacaacaacaacatacccagtgaaatcccacaaatggggtctggggagggtagagtgtacgcagaccttacctctaccttgggaggcagagaggctgtttccgggaGCCCCTCGGCACAAGGACAAGGAATTCAAAATAGTATAAAAAGCCATGGAAAAAATAGTATAGAAACATGATAAAGATGTCTGAGAAAAAGGAAGCAATATAAAGATAATTGCAAGAAATATATTCTATTTTCCACCGTCCTGACAAGAAAATTACCATCAACTATAAAGATACATTTACTTTCTACTGGAAATCTCTTATCCTCTAAATAAAATGCATATTCATATTGTTCATAGTAAGTAACAACATGACCTCAGTCCTCAAATACACACAGCAAACAAATATAATCACTCTAATCTAGTATGTATAAGTAACACCTACAATGTAGGTATTCTAACATTTTGAATTCCAAAGAAATGCAAACTAGTTTGGGAGGCCATAGGcaataaaactaaaaaatgaTTACCATTAAGAGGTTAACAAGGCTAATCCAACCGCTTGTGATCACTGAATATGAAAAAATGCAGATGTGAATAACAAATGAACTTCATACCTCAAGCAGTGCATTGATATTCTCAAATTTCTGCTTGTGATCAGTCAGGTGTAGGCAACTTGATATCACACCAAGAGAGATTGCTGCTGACCACTGGcgatactcatgttcatgttggAACAACCAATCCAGCAAAAACTTTGAGGCGGTCGCTTTAACAGCATGTGCAGAAGCGGGCAAC from Lycium ferocissimum isolate CSIRO_LF1 chromosome 2, AGI_CSIRO_Lferr_CH_V1, whole genome shotgun sequence includes:
- the LOC132047232 gene encoding protein RST1 isoform X5 is translated as MRQCRNAYVVVLQQLVEMGSLLHEVQLYGVELLDAMFSLCTNPKHTSSIENILEVSRRILIVQKDLGLSYMPELSTVTLSLFMVLVQSELEHEQFLEVKLILFLLKWKNENEHDVLRDAYDLNEELLFIFPAISLLSSPSKSVKQAATDLLHILGKLSNKLLIAQNTGKRKGMKFPSISTPKYIVFRLLQHIWLQDLSPLSGSFYLNYAPAHVTPIRDKHYVSKTWSSLVTDHLHRIIARRKSSSISQSQKIFLTDMPMILSAIACVLVMHQTDGSSSVDILANSSNADPKLGVPLLLVIQFYNHIFSTNTGVDFHGVLLKLLELLPSLASHPAIIPLIIQTLLPMLQNDKKPILFATAIRLLCKTWEFNDRVFGTLQGVLQADRFTRFASQRDICISMAVSICDICRRNPDRGVDLILSIAACIENQDPLMQSLGLQSLGHLCEADAIDFYSAWDVIGKHVLNYSANAMVADSLCLLLKWGAMDAQAHPEASVDVLKILWDIGTSQDFRPASLWSKARASAFVALANYEVEHLERSIPDFKDRNYEYLVSETDPEVLTALEGFEVKLLTFEHITRRRLVKQKRVSANKIEKLLDVFPRLIFASGKERREKELPGAALFCLSFTKKDSRKPGAAEDWQDVQAKYESSLVDIATSLQLSRNTLIAILSLQSWKPFMRRWMRAHILLLDAKLQTAVLDKTPKAAIEILKSMTAIAERSLPRSAENIALAVGAICSVLPASAHAVKATASKFLLDWLFQHEHEYRQWSAAISLGVISSCLHLTDHKQKFENINALLEVASVSKSTLVKGACGVGLGFSCQALLARADADDNAHPGKETYKIEEANLLRKIIRTLSELISQFTPSSADVLETLSVSFPLGSDHLNSDIAGEFLGSTSENLEEDVWGVAGLVLGLGNCVGAMYRAGMYNAILNVKALLISWIPHPTEVTTMSKDHEILLSVGSCLAAPIVMATCQRFELTDDADLEHLLSSYKELISDLLSIKRFDTFHQSLLMASCLGAGSLVGVVLNEGLHSFKIEHIKELLLLFRKSYSDSNPPLIHLGAMLGVVNALGAGAGTLIEPHPLSSSHASSDRKEASYISGPLITNAVLEPDLTSLVQEMFLVAQNSDANQLQQHAAWAISFLRQYLWVKELQNDGSTAENDSVGSKTVSQSFPEDSTVMKLSLWLMHLNYLRTGDVSHVNTVSSILRCLSHASRLPPLDWGAIIRRCMRYEGQVAGLLVQDITFERGNLREECLLFSLSHANQFDPLLSFLDELCDIPRLRMLEPRLQFFVLSHLADLVKIFSGSRVVKLFEDVAELLSWSTCSESCNSLEKISFRISCWRGLKLCLDESSHHSQDYKSSMEKCMEFLFTLLPCAHTEGPCQGKIFEEWSEAIRCLEKAQQRWLLDLLKVSEVNFTVANSQPFETVKKIQAIAKLVQNGSLPLTVLGKLKACLLDCRSQDIWDALTEVSITVQHAEGNAKRQWLIEALEISCVTRFPSTALQFVGLLCGSCCIYRPVLIVDKFTVLSDLPVTLTSLLSDSTWMTVADSVVSYLWASTERIYEWNKQLKGDCDQLPNTQPIDTSENDIACFILLVMYQACVSLKHHLPPEKLLQLANMVVPANMDVHELHARLNCDVKSISAFSP
- the LOC132047232 gene encoding protein RST1 isoform X4, with product MRQCRNAYVVVLQQLVEMGSQLLHEVQLYGVELLDAMFSLCTNPKHTSSIENILEVSRRILIVQKDLGLSYMPELSTVTLSLFMVLVQSELEHEQFLEVKLILFLLKWKNENEHDVLRDAYDLNEELLFIFPAISLLSSPSKSVKQAATDLLHILGKLSNKLLIAQNTGKRKGMKFPSISTPKYIVFRLLQHIWLQDLSPLSGSFYLNYAPAHVTPIRDKHYVSKTWSSLVTDHLHRIIARRKSSSISQSQKIFLTDMPMILSAIACVLVMHQTDGSSSVDILANSSNADPKLGVPLLLVIQFYNHIFSTNTGVDFHGVLLKLLELLPSLASHPAIIPLIIQTLLPMLQNDKKPILFATAIRLLCKTWEFNDRVFGTLQGVLQADRFTRFASQRDICISMAVSICDICRRNPDRGVDLILSIAACIENQDPLMQSLGLQSLGHLCEADAIDFYSAWDVIGKHVLNYSANAMVADSLCLLLKWGAMDAQAHPEASVDVLKILWDIGTSQDFRPASLWSKARASAFVALANYEVEHLERSIPDFKDRNYEYLVSETDPEVLTALEGFEVKLLTFEHITRRRLVKQKRVSANKIEKLLDVFPRLIFASGKERREKELPGAALFCLSFTKKDSRKPGAAEDWQDVQAKYESSLVDIATSLQLSRNTLIAILSLQSWKPFMRRWMRAHILLLDAKLQTAVLDKTPKAAIEILKSMTAIAERSLPRSAENIALAVGAICSVLPASAHAVKATASKFLLDWLFQHEHEYRQWSAAISLGVISSCLHLTDHKQKFENINALLEVASVSKSTLVKGACGVGLGFSCQALLARADADDNAHPGKETYKIEEANLLRKIIRTLSELISQFTPSSADVLETLSVSFPLGSDHLNSDIAGEFLGSTSENLEEDVWGVAGLVLGLGNCVGAMYRAGMYNAILNVKALLISWIPHPTEVTTMSKDHEILLSVGSCLAAPIVMATCQRFELTDDADLEHLLSSYKELISDLLSIKRFDTFHQSLLMASCLGAGSLVGVVLNEGLHSFKIEHIKELLLLFRKSYSDSNPPLIHLGAMLGVVNALGAGAGTLIEPHPLSSSHASSDRKEASYISGPLITNAVLEPDLTSLVQEMFLVAQNSDANQLQQHAAWAISFLRQYLWVKELQNDGSTAENDSVGSKTVSQSFPEDSTVMKLSLWLMHLNYLRTGDVSHVNTVSSILRCLSHASRLPPLDWGAIIRRCMRYEGQVAGLLVQDITFERGNLREECLLFSLSHANQFDPLLSFLDELCDIPRLRMLEPRLQFFVLSHLADLVKIFSGSRVVKLFEDVAELLSWSTCSESCNSLEKISFRISCWRGLKLCLDESSHHSQDYKSSMEKCMEFLFTLLPCAHTEGPCQGKIFEEWSEAIRCLEKAQQRWLLDLLKVSEVNFTVANSQPFETVKKIQAIAKLVQNGSLPLTVLGKLKACLLDCRSQDIWDALTEVSITVQHAEGNAKRQWLIEALEISCVTRFPSTALQFVGLLCGSCCIYRPVLIVDKFTVLSDLPVTLTSLLSDSTWMTVADSVVSYLWASTERIYEWNKQLKGDCDQLPNTQPIDTSENDIACFILLVMYQACVSLKHHLPPEKLLQLANMVVPANMDVHELHARLNCDVKSISAFSP
- the LOC132047233 gene encoding zinc finger CCCH domain-containing protein 41-like; the protein is MELKASSPTPVFSTSDCDSDPEEKEISDDDDRNHKHRRRETSSQSAEREALEPVFSRSFRKRNKPVENGHPYQEGDSHWGDTRFGKRRGMGSFARTPSDSYQRMRLNQYLSGHAGPGRGRGRESGAWGPCESRFSTIDIASQLIPPLLYTGRGVQNVSSGPSSSWMVPGISNGGFDTLHTLGLQGTLRTALNPAMSMGIPRQMCRDFEERGFCLRGDMCPLEHGVNRIVVEDVQSLSQFNLPVSLPNAHMLGPNTAQGSLPTIGPSSSSASGKALHSKGINPPVIESGLGMTDTFGSDSVAGGADFYDPDQPLWSNDHPATSAALLDVNRSKIDDMGPLVNADSSDQDHVGLYDGCKLERLDRGAGAASGSQSVWGRISSSKNKLESFSSIQSVTHHGKKTNVDTIDPQMMESSSEPQSSSGGNMRKPSQKALRTLFVRGIPQKDNKSEALLSHFQKFGEVIDIYIPVNGERAFVQFSRREEAEAALKAPDAVMGNRFIKLFWANRDRIMDGGVNGSSNLPHSGTPSTLPPHLSVPHKRKDNLRTVAPKTAENAFVPLATCDLPKSVAQNGPKTTPALQKKLETLEILKEEMRKKQEMLDQKRNEFRRKLDKLEKQAVVVKDEAVPDQAVNKPKGGTVSTTGEVESSSPVEPSNAVSSPHAEATPFNSRSTENAEPSCSKSSSIVIAQESSNLKQSIRPLAPVGAPFILNRYKLDNRPTAFKILPPLPSGLANVDVLKEHFSTFGDLPSVELEDVQPQDCNNGSEVQSTSARISFRSRRSAERAYLNGKCWQGQTLQFMWLQSSNSAKDIGVGENVTPASKQPSDANGPSIANNCLAGSQEEGSGAENGEPENQERRR